The genomic interval TAGCGCCCAAGCTCGCTGATGAAGTCATCCAGGCGCGTCTTTTCTACCCGCAGCACATGGTTGAGCCAGTCGAGGCGCTGCTCGGCCAGCGGCATGGGGGGCTGTACAGCCTGGAGGCTGACCTGGGTTTGCTGGCCGGCGGCCAGGCGCACCAAGCCGTCGTCACCCCATGCCAGGCGAGGACGCACTTCGACAGCGCCCTCTAGCGCGGCGAGGAACGTGCTGCCTGGGTACTGACGCACCAGCAAGCGGCTGCCGAGCGGGCTGATGTGCGCTTCGGCGGTATCGACGATAAACGGGCGCCTGGCAGGCTCACGGGGCAGCTCGACCAGCATCTCGCCGGCGATCAGGCGCACGCGGCGAACGCTGTCGTCGTAGGCGATATCGACGGCGCTGCCGGTGTTCAGGCGTAGCTGCCCGCCATCCGGCAAGGGCACGCTGCGCTGCTCCCCGGTGGCCGTGCGCACGTCCGCCTGCCACTCGCGCCACGGCAGCCCCCGGTAGGCTGCGAGGCCAATCGGGGCGGCGGCAATCAGCAATGCGAGGGTCTTGAGTGCCTGCCTGCGCTCCAGGCTGCGCGGGCGCTCCAGCGCCGTGCGGGTGGGTTCCCCGCTAAGTTGCTGGGCACGGCTGCTGAAGCGCTCGGCCAGTTGCCAAGCGCGTTCGTGGTCAGCGTGCCGCGCCCGCCATTCGGCGCCGGCGGCATGTTCGGCGGCGCCGGCGCTGCTGTTCTGCAAACGCACGAACCAGCTGGCGGCTTCGCGGGCAATGCGCCGGTCGATGGGGGTATTACTCATCGTGCGTACTGGCGAGCACGATGCATTCTTCAAACGCCCGCGCCAGGTGGCGTTGCACGGTACGGACGCTGAGCTTGAGCCGGCTGGCGATCTCTTCTTGGGTATAGCCTTCCAGCTGCGCCATCAGGAACGCCTGTCGGCTTGGGGCGGGCAGGAGGGCCAGTACCTGGTCGATCTCGTCGAGGGCTTCGAGCACCAGCGCCTGATTTTCCAGCGACGGTGCCAGTGCTTCTGGCGTTTCCGCCAGCGCGGCCAAGTAGGCTTGCTCCAGCGAGCGGCGGCGATAGAAGTTGAGGGCCAGGCGATTGGCGATTGTGGCCAGATAGGCGCGCGGGGCCGTGTAGTTCAGCGCCTCGCCGGTTGCACTGCTGAGCAGCCGCACGAAGGTGTCCTGGGCCAGGTCCGCAGCATCGGCGGCACTGCCCAAGCGCTTGCGCAGCCAGTTCTGCAGCCAGCCGTGGTGGTGGCTGTAGAGCTGATCGATGGCCTGATGCGGGTGATGATTTGCCGATGAGGTGGATTGCACGGGATACGATAGATGTTAATGAGAATTCATCGCATTCTATCAGCATACGTTCGGCCAGGTGCAAGCAAAAGGTTAAGCGCTTGCTGAACCTTCACAGCCTCATCTGTCTCGCACCCATGCGGGCACGACGCGCACATAAATTAACTCGCTCACCAACTCCACCAGCGTTTGGGTAATCACCGCCGCCGCCGCCAACCCGCGCAGGTCGTCCGGCAACGCCAACGCCAACGGCAACACCACCAGCGAGTTGCGCGTCGAAGCGCTGAACGTCACCGATCTCACCTCGGCCACCGGCAAACGCATCAGCCGCGCGGTGGCAAAGCCGATCACCGGCGCCAGCAGCATGAAGCCGAGGTACACCGGGATCACGGGCAGCAAGCGCTCGAAATCGCGCAGCACGGCGGCAATCTGCGAGCCGATCACCACCACCAGCACCCATGCCATCGCCGGTACCGGCATCCACGCCCAGGCGTCGTTCCACTTCGATGCCACGCGGGAGCGGCGGGCGCTGGCGCTGGTCAGCACGGCGAGAATCATCGGCAACACAATCAACAGGGCAAACGCTTCCACGAAGGGCGTGATGGAAATTGCCACAGCGTTATCGTCACCCAGCATCAACGCCAGGTACACCGGCAGCAGGACCAATTGCATCAACAGCAGCAGCGGCGTGGCGGCGAGGGTCTGGCGTGAGTCGCCTTTGCCGATGTGGGTGAACACCACCACGTAGTCGATGCAGGGGGTTAGCAACACCAGCAGGGCGCCGATCAGGATGGCCGGGTGCGCGACCAAGCCGCGGGTGATTGCCCAGACCAGCAGTGGGATGATGACGAAGTTGGCCAGTAGCAGTGCACTGATGAAGCGACGGTTGCCCAGGCCTTGGCGCAGGTCGAGGAAGGGGATCTGCAGGAACATCGCGTACATCAGCACGGCAATGACGGGGGTGATCAGGGCTTGCAGATGGTGTGCGGTGTCGGTGGCCAGCAGGCCGAAGGCAAGGGCTGCGAGCACTGCCGCGAAGTAGACCGGAATTTGATGAGTTTCGAGTTGCTCTCTGGTCAAGGCAGGGTCCTGTGCGCGCGCGGGTTTTGAAGCGGCACAGGGTAATACGTGAAGGCCCATGCAGGCGACATCAGGTGTTCAGCCAATCCACCCCGCGTTGTGCAATCAACAGGCTCAGGGTGCATTGCTGGGCAGCGGCGTAGCACGCCAGAAAGCCGCCCACCGGGTAGAGGTTGTGAATTTCCATGGGGTGGCCGTTGCTGGCGATCATCTGGATTTCTCGCCGGTCATCTTCAAGTTGTGCCAGGTCGAACGGGGCGCCGGTTTGCGCATCGACCAAGGTCCACAGGCTAGGATCTTGCGCCTCGATGGCCTGAGCGGCCACCAGGCCTTCGGCGGTGGTGAATATGCCTTTACCGAAATGAGGCCCGCTGCGCACATACAGTCGATAACCTGCGTCGCTATAGCGAAAATACAGCAGCATCGCGCACTGATCGTCGCCTTTGTCGAACGGGATCAACCCAAAGCCCTGACCGTGCTGCCAATCATCGTCCGTGCCGTTGAGCATGCCGAGCGCGTGGGCGCCTTCAATGGCGTAACCCGGTACTTCAGTGGGTGTGACCAGGCTCACGTGCCCTGTGCACAGGCAGTCCAGGCTGTTCACCGGTGATTCGGCGATCTGCAGGGTAGCTGTAAAGGAGCGTGTTTTGTTATCTGCCATGGGGTGCCTCCGGCTCGGCGTGGGGGAGGCTGCAGGCTAGGGTGTCTTGCGCAGGGGTGCCATTTGGAACAGGTTCCGCAAAGCGGGCACAAAAAAGCCCGGCGCAAGGCCGGGCTTTTTCACATCAGGCTGGCGCCAATCAGTTGCCGTAAACCGGCAGCTTCTTGCAGATGGCCTTGACCTTCTCACGCACGGCATCGATCACCGCTTCGTTGTTCAGGTCAGCCAGGATGTCGCAGATCCAGCCGGCCAGTTCCTTGCACTCTGCTTCTTTGAAGCCACGGGTGGTCACGGCTGGGGTGCCGAAACGCAGGCCCGAGGTGACGAACGGGGAACGTGGGTCGTTCGGTACCGAGTTCTTGTTGACGGTAATGAAGGCTTTGCCCAGTGCGGCGTCAGCGTCCTTACCGGAGATTTCCTGCTTGATCAGCGACAGCAGGAACAGGTGGTTTTGGGTGCCGCCAGAAACGACGTCGAAACCACGCTCGATGAACACGCTGGCCATGGCCTGGGCGTTTTTCACCACTTGCTGCTGGTAAGCCTTGAACTCAGGCTGCAGGGCTTCTTTGAAGCAGATCGCCTTGGCCGCGATGACGTGCTCCAGCGGGCCGCCTTGGGCGCCTGGGAAGACAGCGGAGTTCAGCTTCTTCTCGATGTCGGCGTTGGCACGGGCCAGGATCAGGCCGCCACGTGGACCGCGCAGGGTCTTGTGGGTGGTGGTGGTGACCACGTCGGCGAACGGCACAGGGTTCGGGTACACGCCAGCGGCAACCAGGCCAGCAACGTGGGCCATGTCGACGAACAGGTAGGCACCGACCTTGTCGGCGATGGCGCGGAAGCGTGGGAAGTCCAGCACCTGCGAGTAGGCCGAGAAGCCGGCAACGATCATCTTCGGCTTGTGCTCTACAGCCAGGCGCTCGACTTCGTCGTAGTCGATCAGGCCGTTGCCGTCGATGCCGTACTGGATGGCGTTGTACAGCTTGCCCGAAGAGCTGACGCTGGCGCCGTGGGTCAGGTGACCACCGTGGGCCAGGCTCATGCCCAGGATGGTGTCACCGGCCGACAGCAGGGCCAGGTAAACGGCGGCGTTGGCCTGGGAGCCAGCGTGCGGCTGGACGTTGGCGTAGTCGGCGCCGAACAGCTCTTTGGCGCGGTCGATGGCCAGTTGCTCGACCACGTCGACGTATTCGCAACCACCGTAGTAACGCTTGCCTGGGTAGCCTTCAGCGTACTTGTTGGTCAGAACCGAACCCTGGGCTTCCATGACAGCCGGGCTGGTGTAGTTTTCCGAAGCGATCAGCTCGATATGCTCTTCCTGGCGCAGAGCTTCTTGCTGCATGGCTTCGAAGAGCTCGGCGTCGTACTTGGCAATGGTCAAATCACGGCTGAACATGGCGGTCCTCAAGGATCGGGCTGAATTGGGGGGGCATTCTAACCGATTGCTTCGGGCCTGGCATATGAAGTGACGTCAAGTCGCGGACCAAAGGCCTTCATGTTGCATCCCGCAGCCTGCCTGGGCTGGAGTTGACTTTCAGGTCCGTTTTTTGCGGCGCCAATTACAGCGTTGGCGCTGTGCTTGTAGGAGCAGCCTTGTGCTGCGAAGAGGCCGGTGACAGCAGTAAAGATTCAGGGCGCGGTCGCCGGCCTCTTCGCAGCACAAGGCTGCTCCTACAAAAAAGACGGCAGTGGAATCCTACTGGAACATGAACAGCGTCTCGTTGGCGAACTGCGCCTCGAACTGATGCGCCGGCATCGGCCGCCCGAACAGGTAGCCCTGCACCTCGTCGCAACCATGCTCACGCAAGAACTCCAGCTGCTCATGGGTTTCCACGCCCTCGGCGATTACCGCCAGGTTCAGGCTGTGGGCCATGGCAATGATCGCCCGGGCAATCTGCGCGTCCTGCTCGCCCTCGGGCAAGCCGTCGACGAAGGTGCGGTCGATCTTCAGCACGTCGATGGGGAACTGCTTGAGGTAGTTGAGCGACGAGTACCCGGTGCCAAAGTCGTCCACCGCAATGCTCAGGCCAAGATTCTTCAGGCTGGCGAGAATCTGCAAGGCCTCATTCACCTCGCGCATCAGGATGCTTTCGGTCAGCTCCAGTTCCAGGCACGCCGGCGGCAGCCCGATGTCTTCCAGGATGGTGGCGATGCGCGTGCCCAGCTGGCCGTCGGAGAACTGCCGCGCCGAGATGTTCACCGACACCTTCGGTACCCGCACTTTGGCTTTGTGCCAAGCCTTGAGCTGTCGGCTGGCCTCACGCAGTACCCAGTCGCCGACGTCCACCACCAGGCCCAGCTCTTCGATCACCGGGATGAAGTCGCCCGGCGGCACTAGGCCGCGGGTGGGGTGGCGCCAGCGCAGCAAGGCTTCGGCGCCGGTCAGGCGTTTGCCATCGCCACTGAACTGCGGCTGGTAGTAGAGGATGAACTCGTTCTGCTCCATGGCATGGCGCAGGTCGCTTTCCAGCTCCAGGCGCTCCAGGGCACTGGCGTTCATCTCGGCCTGGTAGAACTGGAAGTTGTTCTTGCCGCGCTCCTTGGCGTGGTACATCGCGGTGTCGGCGTTTTTCATCAACTGGCTCAGTTCGCTGCCATCTTGCGGGCTGAGGGCGATGCCGATACTGGCCGTAACGAAAAACTCGCGGTTCTCCAGCACGAAGGGCCGTACCAGGCTGGCGAGGATGTTCTCGGCCACGTGGATGGCGCGGTTCAGCGCCATCTCGCGGGTCGCACGCGGTTGCAGCAGCAAGGTGAACTCGTCGCCGCCCATGCGTGCCACGGTGTCGTCGTCATCCACGCAGGCCAGCAGGCGCAGGGCCATGTCTTTGAGCATGCGATCGCCTGCGGCATGGCCGAGGGAGTCGTTGATCGGCTTGAAACGGTCCAGGTCGAGGAACATCAACACCACCCACGCCTTTTGCCGTTCGGCCTGTTGCAGGGCCGTGTGCAGGCGGTCCTGGAACAGCGTGCGGTTGGGCAGGTGGGTGAGGGCGTCGTAGTAGGCCAGGCGGTGGATGCGCTGTTCGCTGGCCTTGCGCTCGCTGATGTCGGTGAAGAAGCACACGTAGCTGGCCAGGTCGCCTTCGTCGTCCAGCACTGCCGTGATGCCGACCCAGGCCGGGTAGTGGTCGCCATCGCGGCGCTTGAGCCACACTTCGCCTTCCCAGCTGCCGCGCTGGTGCAACTGCTTGACCACGTAGCGCAGGTGGCCTTCCTGCTGTTGCTCGACGGTGAGCATGCCAGGCAGCTGGTCGAGCACGTCGCTGACGGCATAGCCGCTGACCCGGCTGAACGCCTCGTTGGCCTGGACGATGTAGCCGGCCGGGTCGGTGATGAGGATGGCCGAGGTCGAGTGCTCGAATACCGTGGCGGCCATGCGCAGGTCTTTTTCGGCGCGGCGTTGCTGGCTGATGTCGCGGCCAACCCCAAGCACGCCTTCGAAGCGCTCCTGGTCGTCCCACACCAATACCAGGCGCAGCTCGATCGGGATCTTGCGGCCATCGGCGCGCAGGCAGTCGAACAGGAACAGTTGGGTGGGCAACTGGCAACGCAACTGGGCCAGTTGCTCGCCGTTGCCCATGGCATTGCTGACGCGCTCCATCAGGCTGTAGATGCCGGTCAGCTGGGCCGGGTTGGCGATGATCGATTGCCAGCCGTTGTCGAAGATCCACTCAGCCTGATAACCCAGTACCGCTTTGACCGAGGGGCTGACGTAGTTGAGCTGCAGTTGGCTGTCGGTGGAGAAAATCACGTCGCTGATGCTTTCGGCCAACATGCGGTAGCGCTGTTCGCTGTCGCGCAGCGACTGGCTGGCCTCGATCTGTACGGTAACGTCCTTGCCCACGCCGATGATGCGCATCACTTGGCCGTCGTGGTCGCGGGTCAGCACCTGTTCGCGAATGTCGTAGCAGCGCCAGCCACCGTCGTGGTGACGGAAGCGCAGTTGGCAGTGCAGCGGCTGGCTGTGGCCGGTGGCTCGTTGATGCTGGCGCAGGGCCTGGAAGTGCGTGGCGTCTTCGGGGTGCAGCAGCAGCTCCCAGAAGCGGTCGCCCATCTGTGCCAGCTCTGTGCGGTCGTAGCCCAGGGTTTGGCCGAGGTGGCGGTTGCTGAAGATCATGCGCTGGCTCGGCACGTCCTGCACGTAGAGCTGGTCGGGCACGGTACGCACCACGTCCGACCAGAAACTCTCGCGTTCGAGCAGGGACAGCTCCACTTGTTTGCGGCTGGTGATGTCGCTGATGCTGAGGATCACCGCCTGGTAGTCGCGGCGTTGCAGCGGCAGGCGGGCCATCAGCCACAGGTGCAGTTCGCCGCCCAGCGGTGCGGGCAGGCGCACTTCCAGTTCCAGCAGCGAGCGCTGTTCGATCAGTGCATCGATCAGTTGCATGCCGATGCTGTCGCGGCCATCGCCGCTGCCGTCTATCAGGCGCTGCCAGGCACCTTCGTGGCATTCGACGTTGAGCAACTGGCGCGCCACCTGGTTGATCTCGGTGATCTTCAACTCCTGCAACAGCGAGCGGCGCAGGTTAGGGTCCAGGGCCAGGCTGTGCTTGAGCGCAGCGTGGTTGCGCAGGTGGTAGCGGTCGAGCTGGCCGGGCAGGCTGGAAAGGTCGAGCACGCACAAGGCAACACCGGTGCCTTCGAAAATTTCTTGATAGCGCCGGCGGTCTTCCTGCAGTGCGCGCTGGCGGCGGCGCATGTTGATCAACGCCAGCACCGGCAGCAGGGCACAGAACAGCACCAGCAGGCACTTGCCGATCAGTGCCGGTAGTAGCTTCTGCTGGGCCCGCTGGGCGTCAAATAGGCCGCGCAGTTGCCAGGTGCTGTTGTCGATGAACGCCAGCATCACGCTCTGCAGCGGTGCCGGGCTGGTCTGCGCGATGGCGTGGCGGTCCAGCACCGCGCCGTTGCGGCTGTTTTCCAGCAGCCACAAGGGGTGGCCTGGGCTGTCCAGGTGCACGGTGAGGGTGCGGTAATACGCGTCGGACAGGCGCAGCAGCCAGTAGCCGCGGTCCTGCTCGGTGGACTGGCGCAGCAACAGGTAAATGGTGCGGTTGTCCGCCGAGTTGGCAAAGAAATACGGGCGACCCTGGTTCAGCGTCAGCAGCTCGCCAATCAATTGGCGGTCAGGGCTGCCGGCCAGGCTGTCGGCGCGGACCTGCCCACTGGTGTCTAGCCAGGCCAGGTCACGCAGGGCGGGCAGGCGCGTGCGCAGGGTATCGAGCAGGCTGGGCAGGGCTGCCGGCGTCGGCGCATTGACGTAGGGCTGCACCACATTCACGGCCTGCTGGGCCTTCAACGCCATGTTCAGGCTGAGGTGGTCGGCCAGCTCCGCAGTGGCCTCCAGGCTTTGCTTGCGCAGGTCGGCTTGGGTGTGGCGGAACTGGGCGAACAGCTGCCACAGCAACAGGCCAAGCAGAATCAGGGCCAACAGGGCCAGCGCACCCTTGATCGACCCGCGCAGGGAAGCGACGGGGGCCATTGGTGCGGGACGCAGCGACGACGGTTGAGAGAGATTGGTCAAGCGTTGGTCCTGCGATTGGGCTGGCGATGGCAGGGATTGATCATGCACGGTTGGTGCCGGTGTCTGGTTGCCAGACCGCGGTGGCGCACTATAAGGCCGGACACCCTAAACGGGCTAGCATGCCTAGGATTATGGCAAAGTGCCAGCCCCTCCTTGTCCGGTGATCGTCGCCGTTCCGACGGTCGTGGTGGCGCCCTGTGGTTCGGCAAGCCCCTGCAACCTGTGCGAGAATGCCGCCCGCTTCAATGACAACGCTTCGGAGATGTTCGGTTTTGGTTACTCACTTTTCCTCCAATGGCCTCGATTCCGCCTGTGGGCGCAGCAGTCAGACCCTTGTCAGCACTGCCGTGACCGCGGACGTATCCTGCAAGTCGTGCCAGCGTTCGCTGGTCAAACCGGAGGCGGCCGCCGCCTCGAAAAGCAAGGCCCCGTCGCTGGCCGAACTGCGCAAGACCGCCAAGGCGGCGGCAGCACCGGCAGCCGTGGCAGCACCGGC from Pseudomonas kermanshahensis carries:
- a CDS encoding FecR domain-containing protein — encoded protein: MSNTPIDRRIAREAASWFVRLQNSSAGAAEHAAGAEWRARHADHERAWQLAERFSSRAQQLSGEPTRTALERPRSLERRQALKTLALLIAAAPIGLAAYRGLPWREWQADVRTATGEQRSVPLPDGGQLRLNTGSAVDIAYDDSVRRVRLIAGEMLVELPREPARRPFIVDTAEAHISPLGSRLLVRQYPGSTFLAALEGAVEVRPRLAWGDDGLVRLAAGQQTQVSLQAVQPPMPLAEQRLDWLNHVLRVEKTRLDDFISELGRYRPGLLRCDPAVARLLISGTFQLRDTDQILRALSQTLPVDIHYRTPYWVTVTARAYT
- a CDS encoding sigma-70 family RNA polymerase sigma factor, with product MQSTSSANHHPHQAIDQLYSHHHGWLQNWLRKRLGSAADAADLAQDTFVRLLSSATGEALNYTAPRAYLATIANRLALNFYRRRSLEQAYLAALAETPEALAPSLENQALVLEALDEIDQVLALLPAPSRQAFLMAQLEGYTQEEIASRLKLSVRTVQRHLARAFEECIVLASTHDE
- a CDS encoding arsenic resistance protein; its protein translation is MTREQLETHQIPVYFAAVLAALAFGLLATDTAHHLQALITPVIAVLMYAMFLQIPFLDLRQGLGNRRFISALLLANFVIIPLLVWAITRGLVAHPAILIGALLVLLTPCIDYVVVFTHIGKGDSRQTLAATPLLLLMQLVLLPVYLALMLGDDNAVAISITPFVEAFALLIVLPMILAVLTSASARRSRVASKWNDAWAWMPVPAMAWVLVVVIGSQIAAVLRDFERLLPVIPVYLGFMLLAPVIGFATARLMRLPVAEVRSVTFSASTRNSLVVLPLALALPDDLRGLAAAAVITQTLVELVSELIYVRVVPAWVRDR
- the glyA gene encoding serine hydroxymethyltransferase, yielding MFSRDLTIAKYDAELFEAMQQEALRQEEHIELIASENYTSPAVMEAQGSVLTNKYAEGYPGKRYYGGCEYVDVVEQLAIDRAKELFGADYANVQPHAGSQANAAVYLALLSAGDTILGMSLAHGGHLTHGASVSSSGKLYNAIQYGIDGNGLIDYDEVERLAVEHKPKMIVAGFSAYSQVLDFPRFRAIADKVGAYLFVDMAHVAGLVAAGVYPNPVPFADVVTTTTHKTLRGPRGGLILARANADIEKKLNSAVFPGAQGGPLEHVIAAKAICFKEALQPEFKAYQQQVVKNAQAMASVFIERGFDVVSGGTQNHLFLLSLIKQEISGKDADAALGKAFITVNKNSVPNDPRSPFVTSGLRFGTPAVTTRGFKEAECKELAGWICDILADLNNEAVIDAVREKVKAICKKLPVYGN
- a CDS encoding EAL and GGDEF domain-containing protein — translated: MTNLSQPSSLRPAPMAPVASLRGSIKGALALLALILLGLLLWQLFAQFRHTQADLRKQSLEATAELADHLSLNMALKAQQAVNVVQPYVNAPTPAALPSLLDTLRTRLPALRDLAWLDTSGQVRADSLAGSPDRQLIGELLTLNQGRPYFFANSADNRTIYLLLRQSTEQDRGYWLLRLSDAYYRTLTVHLDSPGHPLWLLENSRNGAVLDRHAIAQTSPAPLQSVMLAFIDNSTWQLRGLFDAQRAQQKLLPALIGKCLLVLFCALLPVLALINMRRRQRALQEDRRRYQEIFEGTGVALCVLDLSSLPGQLDRYHLRNHAALKHSLALDPNLRRSLLQELKITEINQVARQLLNVECHEGAWQRLIDGSGDGRDSIGMQLIDALIEQRSLLELEVRLPAPLGGELHLWLMARLPLQRRDYQAVILSISDITSRKQVELSLLERESFWSDVVRTVPDQLYVQDVPSQRMIFSNRHLGQTLGYDRTELAQMGDRFWELLLHPEDATHFQALRQHQRATGHSQPLHCQLRFRHHDGGWRCYDIREQVLTRDHDGQVMRIIGVGKDVTVQIEASQSLRDSEQRYRMLAESISDVIFSTDSQLQLNYVSPSVKAVLGYQAEWIFDNGWQSIIANPAQLTGIYSLMERVSNAMGNGEQLAQLRCQLPTQLFLFDCLRADGRKIPIELRLVLVWDDQERFEGVLGVGRDISQQRRAEKDLRMAATVFEHSTSAILITDPAGYIVQANEAFSRVSGYAVSDVLDQLPGMLTVEQQQEGHLRYVVKQLHQRGSWEGEVWLKRRDGDHYPAWVGITAVLDDEGDLASYVCFFTDISERKASEQRIHRLAYYDALTHLPNRTLFQDRLHTALQQAERQKAWVVLMFLDLDRFKPINDSLGHAAGDRMLKDMALRLLACVDDDDTVARMGGDEFTLLLQPRATREMALNRAIHVAENILASLVRPFVLENREFFVTASIGIALSPQDGSELSQLMKNADTAMYHAKERGKNNFQFYQAEMNASALERLELESDLRHAMEQNEFILYYQPQFSGDGKRLTGAEALLRWRHPTRGLVPPGDFIPVIEELGLVVDVGDWVLREASRQLKAWHKAKVRVPKVSVNISARQFSDGQLGTRIATILEDIGLPPACLELELTESILMREVNEALQILASLKNLGLSIAVDDFGTGYSSLNYLKQFPIDVLKIDRTFVDGLPEGEQDAQIARAIIAMAHSLNLAVIAEGVETHEQLEFLREHGCDEVQGYLFGRPMPAHQFEAQFANETLFMFQ